The Rhodocytophaga rosea genome has a segment encoding these proteins:
- a CDS encoding AlbA family DNA-binding domain-containing protein, which yields MLEKLIAAGEGPTIEFKSTVDSALKIAKTLSAFANTKGGTLLVGVSDSGKISGIQSELQEMQKIEQAASFYCEPVVELSYQVFEAAGRQVLAVYINESEQKPHIVRNGGEKTVYVRAKDKSVPAGQEMTKVLQNGSSTPVNNVSASRNIKTLLTFLQKHESVTIKKYAKMINVSEGRAASILKELVWQGILLIHDKQTPVTYSLK from the coding sequence ATGCTTGAAAAACTAATTGCAGCAGGAGAGGGGCCAACCATAGAATTTAAGAGTACTGTAGACAGTGCGCTGAAAATAGCCAAAACTCTTTCTGCATTTGCTAATACCAAAGGAGGAACATTATTAGTAGGTGTATCCGATAGTGGTAAAATCTCTGGTATCCAGTCGGAATTACAGGAAATGCAGAAAATTGAGCAGGCAGCTTCCTTTTATTGCGAGCCTGTTGTTGAACTATCATACCAGGTTTTTGAAGCAGCAGGACGGCAGGTATTGGCTGTTTATATTAACGAAAGTGAGCAGAAACCGCATATTGTCAGAAATGGAGGTGAAAAAACAGTTTATGTTCGAGCGAAAGATAAAAGTGTTCCCGCCGGACAGGAAATGACAAAGGTCCTCCAGAATGGTTCCTCTACACCCGTAAACAATGTTTCTGCCTCCAGAAATATTAAAACCTTGCTGACCTTTCTGCAAAAGCATGAATCGGTTACAATTAAAAAATATGCCAAAATGATTAATGTTTCTGAAGGCAGAGCTGCTTCTATTCTGAAAGAATTAGTCTGGCAGGGAATTTTACTTATTCATGATAAACAAACACCAGTTACGTATTCCTTGAAATAA
- the bioB gene encoding biotin synthase BioB gives MNIRNNWTREEISAIYHLPVLDLIFKGAIAHRQHHDPQEVQVCTLLSVKTGGCPEDCAYCPQAARYHTNVKTHKLLPTEEVLAAASKAKESGSTRFCMGAAWREVRDNKDFDRVLDMVKGVNQIGMEVCCTLGMLTEEQALKLKDAGLYAYNHNLDTSAEHYDKIITTRTYDDRLETLDHVRKSGISVCSGGIIGLGEAVEDRIGMLHTLANLPEHPESVPVNALVPVEGTPLEDQEKVSVWEMVRMIATARIIMPKAMIRLSAGRVRMNLEEQALCFLAGANSIFAGDKLLTTPNPEVDADKQMFQVLNLKPRKAFKDGVAVKFEQIPL, from the coding sequence ATGAACATCAGAAACAACTGGACCCGCGAGGAAATTTCTGCTATATATCACTTACCAGTACTGGATTTAATTTTTAAAGGAGCTATTGCTCACCGGCAACACCACGACCCACAGGAAGTACAGGTATGCACCCTGTTATCTGTAAAAACCGGTGGCTGTCCCGAAGATTGTGCCTATTGTCCACAAGCAGCCAGGTATCATACCAATGTTAAAACCCATAAATTATTACCCACTGAAGAAGTATTAGCTGCCGCCAGCAAAGCAAAAGAATCCGGAAGTACACGTTTTTGTATGGGCGCTGCCTGGCGGGAAGTGCGCGACAATAAAGATTTCGACCGGGTGCTGGACATGGTGAAGGGAGTAAATCAGATAGGCATGGAAGTGTGTTGTACGCTGGGCATGTTAACCGAAGAACAGGCGCTTAAATTAAAAGATGCGGGCTTATATGCCTATAATCATAACCTGGATACCAGTGCCGAACACTACGACAAAATTATTACTACCCGTACCTACGACGACAGGCTTGAAACGCTGGATCATGTGCGCAAAAGTGGCATCTCTGTTTGTTCCGGTGGCATTATCGGATTGGGAGAAGCAGTAGAAGACAGAATAGGTATGCTGCATACTCTGGCAAACCTGCCCGAACATCCGGAATCAGTGCCGGTAAATGCACTGGTGCCTGTTGAAGGAACCCCACTAGAAGACCAGGAAAAAGTATCTGTGTGGGAAATGGTGCGGATGATTGCTACTGCCCGTATTATTATGCCTAAAGCCATGATCCGGCTTTCTGCAGGGAGAGTACGCATGAACCTAGAAGAGCAGGCTTTGTGTTTTCTGGCCGGTGCTAATTCTATCTTTGCCGGTGATAAACTCCTCACTACACCTAATCCGGAAGTAGATGCAGATAAGCAAATGTTTCAGGTGCTGAACCTGAAACCGCGCAAAGCATTTAAAGATGGTGTGGCTGTAAAATTTGAGCAAATTCCCTTGTAA